A DNA window from Camelina sativa cultivar DH55 chromosome 13, Cs, whole genome shotgun sequence contains the following coding sequences:
- the LOC104734431 gene encoding transcription factor bHLH101-like translates to MCALTPIFPSKQQAWYSPSTMEYPWLQSEVDSFAPTLQYLPSILYPSFTQSDESKNYNINTSLSHSNGTNTISNNDQEEDKGTVLEKKLNHNANERGRRRKLNALYSSLRDLLPPADQKRKLSIPMTVARVVKYIPEQKHELQRLSRRKEELLKRISRKTNQERLRNKAMMDSIDSSSSQQISANWLTDTEIAVQIATSKYTSISDMLLTLEENGLNVISVSSSVSSTARIFYTLHLQMIGDCKVRLEELINGMLLGLRQS, encoded by the exons ATGTGTGCCTTAACACCAATATTTCCAAGTAAGCAGCAAGCATGGTACTCTCCTTCAACAATGGAGTATCCATGGCTGCAGTCTGAAGTTGATTCCTTCGCTCCTACTCTCCAATATCTTCCTTCTATCCTTTATCCTTCTTTCACCCAATCAGATGAATCCAAGAACTATAACATCAATACGAGTCTTAGTCACAGCAATGGTACTAATACTATCAGTAAcaatgatcaagaagaagataaaggaacagttttggagaagaaacttAATCACAACGCAAACGAACGAGGCCGCCGTAGAAAGCTTAACGCCTTGTACTCTTCACTTCGTGACCTCTTGCCTCCGGCTGATCAAAAG AGGAAGCTGAGCATTCCAATGACGGTAGCGAGAGTGGTGAAGTACATACCAGAGCAGAAGCATGAACTTCAACGTTTGTCTCGGAGAAAAGAAGAGCTTTTGAAGAGAATCTCGAGAAAAACTAACCAAGAACGGCTCAGAAACAAAGCAATGATGGACTCAATAGATTCTTCTTCCTCCCAACAGATATCAGCAAACTGGCTCACTGACACAGAGATTGCTGTCCAGATTGCTACATCGAAATATACATCTATCTCTGACATGTTGCTTACGTTAGAAGAAAACGGGCTTAATGTCATAAGCGtctcttcttcagtttcttccACCGCAAGGATATTTTACACTCTGCATCTTCAG ATGATAGGAGATTGCAAAGTGAGACTGGAGGAACTCATTAATGGTATGCTCTTGGGATTACGCCAATCATAA